In the genome of Segatella copri, one region contains:
- a CDS encoding OmpP1/FadL family transporter — MNHLKHILFASALVASMSAAAQETYQDTKLAASQLTGTARYVGMGGAMEALGADISTISTNPAGVGLFRKNQISLSAGVIAQSGADNSVSLGYSTIDIKGKKSHPTFDQVGIVWSTKMRNSSALNLAFNYHKSTDFGQLLNAANTLTKASQNKLTAAKHAEGVDGWSAVDANFGGYKDNAGNYQNGLLNVTSDGALAFADAQSYLFGQYQHGYIGSYDFNISGSIGNRVWLGLTIGLHDVHYNSNSLYAENLVDGNYSDSYEEIKITGTGYDVKAGVIFRPVEESPFRIGAYVNSPVFYDLSLSAAHDLSMYGGEAPATFQDKDAAGNIVNVPCYTKGDKGQTVDYDFRLNTPWKVGVSMGHTVGNYLALGATYEYAWYDHMDNRVKDGGYYDYYWGDYYETSSSDDVMNADTRANLKGVSTLKVGAEFKPTSMLSLRLGYNYVSPMFRENAYRDQSIGSNGVDIATSTDYTNWKAMNRITCGVGFNYENLNIDVAYQYTTQKGDFYPFMSYVNKNEALSNIPTSCKVDNNRHQLLMTVGYKF, encoded by the coding sequence ATGAATCATTTGAAACATATACTTTTTGCCAGTGCGCTCGTGGCTTCCATGAGTGCCGCTGCGCAGGAAACCTATCAGGATACCAAGTTGGCTGCCAGCCAACTCACGGGTACCGCCCGCTATGTAGGTATGGGTGGAGCGATGGAGGCCTTGGGTGCCGACATCTCCACCATCAGCACCAACCCAGCCGGTGTGGGTCTTTTCCGCAAGAATCAGATTTCCCTCTCTGCTGGCGTCATCGCCCAGAGCGGTGCAGACAACAGTGTTTCCCTTGGCTATTCTACCATAGATATCAAGGGCAAGAAGAGTCATCCAACCTTCGACCAGGTAGGCATCGTCTGGTCTACGAAGATGAGAAACTCCAGTGCGCTCAATCTCGCATTCAATTATCATAAGAGTACCGACTTCGGACAGCTCCTCAACGCAGCCAATACGCTCACGAAGGCTTCGCAGAACAAGTTGACTGCAGCCAAGCATGCCGAGGGTGTTGATGGATGGAGTGCCGTAGATGCAAACTTTGGCGGTTACAAGGATAATGCAGGCAATTATCAGAATGGTCTGCTCAATGTCACTTCCGATGGTGCCCTGGCTTTCGCCGACGCCCAGTCTTATCTCTTCGGACAGTATCAGCATGGCTACATCGGCAGCTACGATTTCAATATCAGCGGTTCTATCGGCAATAGAGTATGGCTCGGTCTTACCATCGGTTTGCATGATGTTCATTACAACAGTAATTCCCTCTATGCAGAGAATCTGGTGGATGGCAACTATAGCGATTCCTACGAGGAGATCAAGATTACGGGTACGGGTTATGACGTGAAGGCAGGAGTCATCTTCCGTCCGGTAGAGGAGTCTCCTTTCCGCATCGGTGCCTACGTCAATTCTCCTGTGTTCTACGATCTCTCGCTCAGCGCAGCCCACGATCTGAGTATGTATGGCGGTGAAGCACCAGCTACTTTCCAGGATAAGGATGCAGCCGGCAATATCGTCAATGTGCCTTGCTACACAAAGGGTGATAAGGGACAGACTGTGGATTACGACTTCCGCTTGAACACTCCTTGGAAGGTGGGTGTCAGCATGGGTCATACCGTGGGCAACTATCTTGCCCTGGGTGCTACCTACGAGTATGCCTGGTACGACCACATGGACAACCGCGTGAAGGATGGCGGCTACTACGATTACTACTGGGGCGATTATTACGAGACCAGCAGCAGCGATGATGTGATGAATGCTGATACCCGTGCCAACCTGAAGGGCGTAAGCACCTTGAAGGTGGGAGCGGAATTCAAGCCAACCTCCATGCTTTCTCTGCGCCTGGGTTACAACTATGTATCGCCGATGTTCAGAGAGAATGCCTATCGTGATCAGTCGATTGGCAGCAATGGAGTAGATATCGCTACTTCTACAGATTATACCAACTGGAAGGCGATGAATCGCATTACCTGCGGTGTGGGTTTCAACTACGAGAATCTGAATATTGATGTAGCTTATCAGTATACTACCCAGAAGGGCGATTTCTATCCGTTTATGAGCTATGTGAATAAGAATGAAGCGTTGAGCAATATCCCAACTTCGTGCAAAGTGGATAACAATCGCCATCAATTGCTGATGACTGTGGGGTATAAGTTTTAA